One Baekduia alba genomic window, GTCGAAGACCCACTCGTCGTCCTCGGGCGACGCGTCGGCGACGCCCTGCAGCACGGTCACGCCCGCGTTGTTGAAGACGAGCCCGAGCGGCTGGGGCGCCCACTCCTTGACGGCGGCGGCGAAGGCCATCACGCCCTGGCGGTCGCGGACGTCGAGCTTGCGGACCAGGACCGGCCCCGCGATCGAGGCGGCCGTCTCCTCCAGGCCGTCCTCGTTCCAATCGGCAAGCGCGACCGGGCAGCCGTGGGCGGCCAGCCGCCGCGCCGTCGCCTGCCCGATCCCGGAACCCGCACCGGTGATCACCGCCGTCTGCCCGTTGATGGTGCTCATGCGCTCCGTCGTTCTCGCGACCCGCTGGTACACGCACGTACCAGCCTTGGCAGAGCATTAGGATACCGATCGGTATGTGAATGTCCAGGGCTACGCGGCGATCACCCCGTTCGGGTCCAGCACGAACTTGCGAGCGACGCCGGAGTCGAAGTCCTTGTAGCCCCTCGGCGCCTCGTCCAGCGTGATCACCGTCGCGTTCACGGCCTTCGCGATCTGCGCGCGGTCGTGCAGGATGGCCATCATCAACCCGCGGTGGTAGCGCATCACCGGGCACTGGCCGGTCGTGAAGCTCAGCGACTTCGCCCAGCCGGTGCCGAGGCTCAGCGACAGCGAGCCCTGCTGCGCGGCCTCCTCGGCGGCGCCCGGGTCCGCGGTCACGTACAGGCCCGGGATGCCCATCGCGCCCGCCGCGCGCGTGACGTCCATCAGCGCGTTGAGGACCGTGGCGGGCGCCTCGGCCGCGTCGGCGCCGTGGCCGCGTGCCTCGAACCCGACGCAGTCCACGCCGCAGTCGACCTCGGGCACGCCGAGCAGCTGCTCGATCTGGTCGCGCGGCTCGCCCTTGGTGATGTCCACCGTCTCGCACCCGAACGAGCGGGCCTGGTCCAGGCGCTCCGGGATCGCGTCGCCGACGACCACGACCGCCGCGCCGAGCAGCTGCGCCGAGTGCGCCGCGGCCAGGCCGACCGGTCCCGCGCCCGCGATGTAGACCGTCGAGCCGGTCGTCACCCCCGCCGTGACGCAGCCGTGGTAGCCGG contains:
- the fdhA gene encoding formaldehyde dehydrogenase, glutathione-independent, with product MSDKNRGVIYLEPGKVEVQDIGFPELELKDGPGVHPDNVGRKTPHGAILKIVSTNICGSDQHMVRGRTTAPAGLVLGHEITGEVIEVGPGVEFIREGDLCSVPFNIACGRCRNCKHGDTGVCENTNPDRPGSAYGYVDMGGWVGGQANYVLVPYADWNLLKFPDKDQALEKILDLTMLSDIFPTGYHGCVTAGVTTGSTVYIAGAGPVGLAAAHSAQLLGAAVVVVGDAIPERLDQARSFGCETVDITKGEPRDQIEQLLGVPEVDCGVDCVGFEARGHGADAAEAPATVLNALMDVTRAAGAMGIPGLYVTADPGAAEEAAQQGSLSLSLGTGWAKSLSFTTGQCPVMRYHRGLMMAILHDRAQIAKAVNATVITLDEAPRGYKDFDSGVARKFVLDPNGVIAA